In Panthera leo isolate Ple1 chromosome F3, P.leo_Ple1_pat1.1, whole genome shotgun sequence, one genomic interval encodes:
- the LOC122212159 gene encoding importin-4-like, which translates to MDPAGLEQILRELLLPDTERIRRATEQLQTVLRDPAALPALCDLLASAADPQIRQFAAVLTRRRLSTHWRRLTAEHRESLKSLVLSAFQRETQHSVSLSLAQLSATIFRKEGLEAWPQLMQLLQHSTHSPHIPEREMGLLLLSVVVTSRPEAFQPHHRELLRLLNETLGEVGSPGLLFYSLRTLTTMAPYLGTDDVPLARMLVPKLIVAMQTLIPVDEAKACEAVEALDELLESEVPIITSHLSEVLTFCLEVAKNVALGDAIRVRILCCLTFLVKVKSKALLKNRLLPPLLHTLFPIMAAEPPLGQLDPEDQDSEEEEVEIGLVGETPKHFAVQVVDMLALHLPPEKLCPLLMPMLEDALRSERPYQRKAGLLVLAVLSDGAGDHIRQRLLSPLLQIVCKGLEDPSQVVRNAALFALGQFSENLQPHISSYSGEVMPLLLAYLKSVPSGHTNHLAKACYALENFVENLGPKVQPYLPELMECMLQPLRNPSSSRAKELAVSALGAIATAAQASLLPYFPTIMEHLREFLLTGHEDLQPVQIQSLETLGVLARAVGEPMRPLAEECCQLGLGLCDQVDDPDLRRCTYSLFAALSGLMGEGLAPHLPQITTLMLLSLRSTEGIVPQYDGSASFLLFDESDGEEEEELMDKDEEEEEDSEISGYSVENAFFDEKEDTCAALGEISVNTSVAFLPYMETVFEEVFKLLECPHLNVRKAAHEALGQFCCALHKACQSCPSEPNTAALQTALARVVPSYMQAVNVEWERQVVMAVLEALTGVLRGCGPLALQPPGRLAELCNMLKAVLQRKIACQDTDEEEEEEDQAEYDAMLLEHAGEAIPALAAAAGGDAFAPFFAGFLPLLLCKTKQGCTVAEKSFAVGTLAESIQGLGGTSAQFVSRLLPVLLNTAREADPEVRSNAIFGLGVLAEHGGRPAQEHFPKLLGLLLPLLARERHDRVRDNICGALARLLMASPTRKPEPQVLAALLHALPLKEDLEEWVTIGHLFSFLYQSSPDQVVDVAPELLRICSLILADNKIPPDTKAALLLLLTFLARQHTDSFHSALGSLPGDKAQELQAVLGLT; encoded by the coding sequence GCGGGAGCTGCTGCTGCCGGACACCGAGCGTATCCGCCGGGCCACTGAGCAGCTCCAGACCGTTCTTCGGGACCCGGCCGCCCTGCCCGCGCTCTGCGACCTGCTGGCCTCCGCGGCCGATCCTCAGATCCGCCAGTTCGCGGCAGTGCTGACCCGCAGACGACTGAGCACCCACTGGCGACGGCTGACAGCTGAGCATCGGGAGAGCCTCAAGTCCCTGGTCCTGTCGGCCTtccagagagagacccagcacTCTGTGAGCCTTAGCCTGGCCCAGCTCTCAGCCACCATTTTTCGAAAGGAAGGCCTGGAGGCCTGGCCTCAGCTCATGCAACTTCTTCAGCACAGTACCCACAGCCCTCACataccagagagagagatgggcctTTTGCTGCTAAGTGTGGTGGTGACCTCCCGGCCTGAGGCCTTCCAACCCCACCACCGGGAGCTTCTTCGGCTTCTGAATGAGACCCTTGGTGAGGTGGGCTCTCCTGGGCTCCTCTTTTACTCCCTGCGCACGCTGACCACCATGGCCCCTTACCTGGGCACCGATGACGTGCCTCTTGCGCGGATGTTGGTGCCCAAGCTCATTGTGGCCATGCAGACTCTGATCCCTGTAGATGAGGCAAAGGCCTGTGAGGCTGTGGAGGCCCTGGATGAATTGCTAGAGTCAGAGGTGCCCATCatcacctcccacctctctgaGGTCCTCACATTTTGCCTGGAGGTGGCTAAAAACGTGGCTCTGGGTGATGCAATACGTGTTCGTATTCTCTGCTGCCTCACTTTCTTGGTTAAAGTCAAGAGCAAGGCTTTGTTGAAGAATCGTCTTCTGCCACCCTTACTACACACCCTTTTCCCAATTATGGCTGCCGAGCCCCCACTGGGCCAGCTGGATCCTGAGGACCAGgattcagaagaggaagaggtggagatTGGGCTGGTGGGGGAGACTCCCAAGCACTTTGCTGTACAGGTCGTGGACATGCTGGCACTACATTTGCCCCCTGAGAAGCTCTGTCCCTTGTTGATGCCCATGCTGGAAGACGCCTTGCGGAGTGAAAGACCGTACCAGCGCAAGGCCGGGCTCCTGGTGCTGGCCGTACTGTCCGATGGAGCTGGTGACCACATCAGACAGAGACTGCTGTCCCCACTGCTGCAGATCGTGTGCAAGGGCCTGGAGGACCCATCACAAGTTGTACGCAATGCTGCATTGTTTGCCCTGGGCCAGTTCTCAGAGAACCTACAGCCCCATATCAGCAGCTATTCAGGGGAGGTGATGCCACTGCTCCTCGCCTACCTGAAATCGGTGCCTTCTGGGCACACAAACCACCTAGCCAAGGCCTGTTATGCCCTGGAGAATTTCGTGGAGAACCTGGGGCCTAAAGTGCAGCCCTACCTTCCGGAGCTGATGGAATGTATGCTGCAGCCTCTGAGGAATCCCAGCAGCTCCCGGGCCAAGGAGCTGGCTGTGAGCGCCCTGGGGGCCATTGCCACAGCTGCCCAGGCCTCCCTGCTGCCCTACTTCCCCACCATTATGGAGCACCTGCGGGAATTCCTGTTAACTGGCCATGAGGACCTTCAGCCTGTGCAGATCCAGAGCCTGGAGACACTGGGGGTGCTGGCTCGAGCAGTGGGGGAGCCCATGAGGCCCCTGGCTGAGGAATGCTGCCAGCTAGGGCTGGGCCTGTGTGACCAGGTAGACGACCCTGACTTGCGGCGCTGCACGTACAGCCTGTTTGCAGCCTTATCAGGACTCATGGGTGAGGGCCTGGCGCCACACCTGCCACAAATCACCACACTTATGCTGCTGTCACTGCGTTCCACTGAAGGCATTGTGCCTCAGTACGATGGAAGCGCCTCCTTCCTTTTGTTTGACGAGAGcgatggggaggaagaggaggagctcATGGAcaaggatgaggaagaggaggaggactcAGAGATCTCAGGGTACAGCGTGGAAAATGCCTTTTTCGATGAGAAGGAAGACACCTGTGCTGCTCTGGGGGAGATCTCTGTGAACACCAGTGTGGCCTTCCTTCCCTACATGGAGACTGTCTTTGAAGAAGTATTCAAGCTGCTAGAGTGCCCTCACCTGAACGTGCGGAAGGCAGCCCACGAGGCCCTGGGTCAGTTCTGCTGCGCACTGCACAAGGCCTGTCAGAGCTGCCCCTCAGAACCCAACACTGCAGCTCTGCAGACTGCCCTCGCCCGGGTGGTGCCGTCCTACATGCAGGCAGTGAATGTGGAATGGGAGCGCCAGGTGGTGATGGCCGTGTTGGAGGCGCTGACGGGGGTGCTGCGCGGCTGCGGGCCCCTCGCATTGCAGCCCCCTGGGCGTCTTGCTGAGCTCTGCAACATGCTCAAGGCGGTGCTGCAAAGGAAGATAGCTTGTCAGGACACCGacgaggaggaagaagaggaggaccAGGCTGAGTATGATGCCATGTTGCTGGAGCATGCGGGAGAGGCCATCCCAGCCCTGGCAGCTGCAGCCGGGGGAGATGCCTTCGCCCCCTTCTTTGCCGGCTTCTTGCCACTGCTGCTGTGCAAGACGAAGCAAGGCTGCACAGTGGCAGAGAAGTCTTTTGCAGTGGGGACCCTGGCGGAGTCCATTCAGGGCCTGGGTGGCACCTCAGCCCAGTTTGTGTCTCGGCTGCTCCCTGTGCTGTTGAACACCGCCCGGGAGGCAGACCCTGAGGTGCGGAGCAATGCCATCTTTGGGCTGGGGGTGCTGGCAGAACATGGGGGCCGCCCCGCTCAGGAACACTTCCCCAAGCTGCTGGGGCTTCTGTTGCCCCTCCTGGCACGGGAGCGCCACGATCGCGTCCGTGACAACATCTGTGGGGCACTTGCCCGCCTGCTGATGGCCAGTCCCACAAGGAAACCGGAGCCCCAGGTGCTGGCTGCCCTGCTGCATGCCCTGCCACTGAAAGAGGACTTGGAGGAATGGGTCACCATAGGACACCTCTTCAGCTTCCTGTACCAGAGCAGCCCTGACCAGGTTGTAGATGTGGCTCCTGAGCTCCTGCGCATCTGCAGCCTCATTCTGGCCGACAATAAGATCCCACCAGATACCAAGGCCGCATTGCTGCTGCTCCTGACATTCTTGGCCAGACAGCACACCGACAGCTTCCACTCAGCACTGGGCTCGTTGCCTGGTGACAAAGCTCAGGAGCTCCAGGCCGTCCTAGGCCTCACCTAG